CATATTTTTATTAGCGATCGCCTCGGTGAGAAGGCATTAGTTTAGGGTGGCATTGTTTGACTAAAAACCGATCGCAAACAAGGGCGTAGCTTACTCCATGACTGCACTTGAGCTAGCGATCATGTTAAATATAAAAGTTAAGCCAACAATAAGCCAACAAGTATATAGGCTTAGTAAATTTTAGGTTGATAGCTCTGTGGCTGATGCAGGCCAATAGCGATAATCGACCCAAAAATTTAGATCACAGATGAACCAATTTAAGTTCCAGCAGTCTAACTTTCTGGCTTGGATCTACTCAATCAATCTGGGAGTAGTGGAGAAAAACGTAGAGAATCTAGAGCTATTAATGATTGGTTGGGATTAAACCCGATCGCTAGTGCTTACTTAATGCCGCTAGCAGTTAATAGCCACAATTACAACTCATACCCAAAAAGACTAAATAGGGGGTTTGCTTATGTCTGGTTTTGATCAATCTTTAACTCTAGTTCCCGGTGCGTCCCAAACAATCATTATTCCCAGTAGCATTTTGACTGTTGGTCAGAGTGCGAGTGTTACTGTGCTTAGTGCTGATATTACCGGTGAAGATTTTAGCCCTTTTATTGAGGTGCTTAATCCCGATGGCTCGGTGCTGACTAATGGCGTGGCAACGCTTGACTCGGATGTGCAGCCGAATACCTTCACGCGCACGATTAATATTCCCAGTGTGGTTGATGGAGGCAGCTATCAGGTTGTGATCTCAGATTCACGGGATGGCGATAATCCCAATCCTGCCACCCGGTTTACGGTTGAGGTCGATAGTGAACTTGGTACTTTTAATAACCAAGCGAATGAGAATACACCGGAAATTGGCAGCGATCGCAGCTTTGCTGGTTGGGTTGGTGCCACCGATCCCGATGACTTCTATCAAATTCCGCTCACCGCCACCGGCACGATCGAAGCTTCGCTATCATCCGTATCCGCTGATGCTGATATTGAATTATTGGCAGATGACGGCACCACGGTTTTAGCTACGGGCGGCGAGGATGACAGCATTACGTTTGATGTGATGGATGCTGACTCTACTTTCTTTATTCGTGTTTTTAGGGCGGCCGAAGAATTACCAGGGGATGCCAGTGATGAGGGTAATGGCAGCACCACCTATACCCTGGATTTAACTATACCTGAATCGCCGCAGGAAACTCCGGTCACGATTACGCCGCCTACCACCACAACCGAAAGCCCCAATGAGCCTACCGGCTTAGATAACATTGTCGGTGGTGGCTTTTTTAACTTCACTGACGGTGATGATAATGTCAACTTGGCGGATGTGCCAGAATCGGCTGGGATCTCGATCCGAGCCCTATCGGGTAATGATCTGATCATTGGCACCGATGGTAATGAGTTTGATATTAATGGCAATCAGGGTAACGATACGATCGAAGCTGGTGATGGCAATGACGCAGTGATGCGCGGTGGCAAAGGCTCCGATTCGATCGATGGCGGCTCTGGCAATGACATCCTGAATGGCAATAACGACAATGACACCGTAGTTGGTGGTAATGGTGACGATACGATCCGGGGCGGCATGGATAATGATATCTTGCTGGGCGGATCGGGGAATGACTTCCTGATTGGCGATCTTGGCCAGGATATTCTCACCGGTGAAGGTGGTAGTGATGTGTTTGTGTTACGCAGTGATGGTGGCGCGGCAGCCAGCACGCTTGCGGAAGCGGACGTAGTGACGGATTTCTCCAATGTGTTCGATCGGATCGGCCTAAGTGGTGGCACTAACTTTAGTGATCTAACCTTTGAGGCGGTTAATTTGACCCTGGGCGCTGATACGCCGGTGGCGGCAACGGCGATTCGGGTTGGCACTGATGGCGACTATTTGGGAATCGTGGCCGGAATTGATATTGCTACGCTTGATAATGCATCGTTGTTCATTGATGCTAGTGGTCAATTGAATTTTGGTTAAGTTTTGATTTCCTCTAACCAGACTTAAGCATCATAAATAACGAAAATCCACTGCGCAGTTTTTAGCTAGCTCGGTGGATTTTTTGTTCTATCGGTCTTGCATAGAGTTAGCTAGTGCCGATCGCTCCGGTAGATTGATTGAAAGAAATAAGCCCAAATATCTAAAATTTAAATACCGCGATTTAAATGCCAAGATTTAAATAGAAACAAGAAGTAATCGCAACTCGCAGGTAATGTAAATAAGCCGCCGCACCAGTGACTAGCTCAGGCATGAGGCGATCGCCCCGTAACCAGGCCACCGCAACAACCAGGGCAATACAGCCCAAAAAAGTCAATGCCATTAACAACAACACAAATATTTCACCATTGGACAGGGGTCTTTCGATCGGCAGGTCGTCGATATCATACTGAGTCGATCGATCGCCATAGGGATTGTCCTGCCTGGCTTGCATCACCTGGAGAATATACATTTGAATGCTGCGATCGTAGGTGCTGCGTCGTTCTGGACTACTTAAGATCGCATAGGCATCATTGATCTGGCGAAATTTTTCGACCGCCTCCATCGCTGGCAACTCGGTTGTATCGGGGTGATATAACTTACTCAATTCTCGATAGGCCTGCCGGATCTGGCGCTCATTTGCCCAGGGCGTAAGTCCTAGCAAAGCATAGTGGGTATTGATTTTGCCTAGCTCTAAGCTTTTATCAATCATGATTTAGATCTTAAATAACTTGTCGATAATGCAAGTTCGCCACAATCTAATTTAACCTGAGTGCAACAGATCTTGATCACCCCAAACTTGTGATTACTAGTGCATCTTCAAAAGACTTCTTTTGCATTGGTATCTTGTGGCTCTTAGCATTCGGGTTACTCCTTGCACAACATCTCGATTGAAACAGCACTAGGTATCATCTGAAAACCCGGTTGCTTCTTAGCGATCGTT
The sequence above is a segment of the Pseudanabaena sp. PCC 7367 genome. Coding sequences within it:
- a CDS encoding calcium-binding protein; the protein is MSGFDQSLTLVPGASQTIIIPSSILTVGQSASVTVLSADITGEDFSPFIEVLNPDGSVLTNGVATLDSDVQPNTFTRTINIPSVVDGGSYQVVISDSRDGDNPNPATRFTVEVDSELGTFNNQANENTPEIGSDRSFAGWVGATDPDDFYQIPLTATGTIEASLSSVSADADIELLADDGTTVLATGGEDDSITFDVMDADSTFFIRVFRAAEELPGDASDEGNGSTTYTLDLTIPESPQETPVTITPPTTTTESPNEPTGLDNIVGGGFFNFTDGDDNVNLADVPESAGISIRALSGNDLIIGTDGNEFDINGNQGNDTIEAGDGNDAVMRGGKGSDSIDGGSGNDILNGNNDNDTVVGGNGDDTIRGGMDNDILLGGSGNDFLIGDLGQDILTGEGGSDVFVLRSDGGAAASTLAEADVVTDFSNVFDRIGLSGGTNFSDLTFEAVNLTLGADTPVAATAIRVGTDGDYLGIVAGIDIATLDNASLFIDASGQLNFG
- a CDS encoding J domain-containing protein yields the protein MIDKSLELGKINTHYALLGLTPWANERQIRQAYRELSKLYHPDTTELPAMEAVEKFRQINDAYAILSSPERRSTYDRSIQMYILQVMQARQDNPYGDRSTQYDIDDLPIERPLSNGEIFVLLLMALTFLGCIALVVAVAWLRGDRLMPELVTGAAAYLHYLRVAITSCFYLNLGI